In Chryseobacterium turcicum, a single window of DNA contains:
- a CDS encoding class I SAM-dependent methyltransferase, which translates to MNPENNYIEINKHSWNNRTDTHLNSDFYNLEGFLKGETSLNPIELEILGDIKGKSVLHLQCHFGQDTISLSRLGADITGVDLSDKAIASAQKIAEETNSTAQFICCDLYDLENHLDKQFDIVFTSYGTITWLPDLDKWGKLISKFLKPNGKFVFVEFHPVVWMFDDNFEKIGYNYFNVEPIVETENGTYADKEANISQSYVTWNHSLSEVVSSLINNGLEILQFQEYDYSPYNVFSNMIEFEHKKFRIEHLGSKIPMLYSIVAKNKKTE; encoded by the coding sequence ATGAATCCTGAAAATAATTATATAGAAATAAATAAACATTCTTGGAACAACAGAACCGACACTCATTTAAACTCTGATTTTTACAATCTGGAAGGTTTTTTAAAAGGAGAAACTTCTTTAAATCCTATCGAATTGGAAATACTTGGAGATATAAAAGGTAAATCTGTACTGCATTTACAATGTCATTTTGGGCAAGATACAATTTCATTAAGCAGGCTTGGTGCAGATATTACGGGCGTAGACTTATCTGATAAAGCGATTGCAAGTGCTCAAAAAATCGCAGAAGAAACCAACTCCACTGCCCAGTTTATTTGTTGCGACTTATACGATTTAGAAAATCATTTAGACAAACAATTCGACATTGTTTTTACGAGTTATGGTACGATAACCTGGCTTCCAGACTTAGACAAATGGGGAAAACTAATTTCTAAATTTTTAAAACCTAACGGGAAATTTGTTTTTGTTGAATTCCATCCTGTTGTCTGGATGTTTGACGATAATTTCGAAAAAATTGGTTATAATTATTTTAATGTAGAACCTATTGTAGAAACAGAAAATGGTACTTATGCAGACAAAGAGGCCAACATTTCGCAATCCTATGTTACTTGGAATCACAGCTTGAGTGAGGTAGTAAGCAGCCTGATTAATAATGGCCTTGAAATTCTTCAATTTCAAGAGTATGATTATTCTCCGTATAATGTTTTTAGTAATATGATAGAATTTGAGCATAAAAAATTCAGAATAGAACATTTGGGCAGTAAGATTCCAATGCTTTATTCTATTGTTGCAAAAAATAAAAAAACGGAATAG
- a CDS encoding porin, translated as MNTFLLLKKHLLLYFTLLSVIVTAQVPDTLTTQSEDLVKYPQIQIKGLFQARYLVGMKNDVDVNGLHHTDGSGTNNNFMLKYMRIQVRAQISKRTEVVALANLADFKNDPKSRVLENAYLKYTFNSKLALTVGQFRPWFGIEETYPIDIIKSLDWSNQYTEFGKLGWTSFQIGMSATGQTQLGSMPFQYAVSVVNGNGKNQVNDNNDGKQYSSRLVFGLVKKYNFNVGLNGGIGDVFGKKIYAVGIDFSSLVNFDSRWSLDMQLEGKQATNHPLYFAVAPELRPSNPDEYLIRGAYFLPNLRYEVNHKNLSAFELSCRYEYLDTNFRLNSNPRQTITPMAGLEFLKNYGARIQVGIQFDRYKHQVENTSQYNNNLFIVQVQSRF; from the coding sequence ATGAATACTTTTTTACTCTTAAAAAAGCATCTGCTTTTATACTTTACACTCCTTAGTGTTATAGTTACCGCTCAAGTACCCGACACTTTAACGACTCAATCCGAAGATTTAGTAAAGTATCCTCAAATCCAAATTAAAGGACTTTTTCAGGCGCGTTATTTAGTCGGAATGAAAAATGATGTGGATGTCAACGGATTGCATCACACAGATGGCTCTGGGACAAATAATAATTTCATGCTGAAATACATGAGAATTCAGGTTCGTGCACAAATCAGCAAACGGACCGAAGTTGTCGCATTAGCCAATCTTGCAGACTTTAAAAATGACCCAAAATCAAGAGTTCTTGAAAATGCGTATTTAAAATACACGTTCAACTCAAAATTAGCTCTTACAGTTGGGCAATTCAGGCCTTGGTTTGGTATTGAAGAAACCTATCCTATTGACATTATTAAATCTCTGGACTGGTCAAATCAATATACAGAATTTGGAAAATTGGGCTGGACGAGCTTTCAGATTGGAATGTCTGCAACGGGGCAAACTCAGTTGGGAAGTATGCCGTTTCAGTACGCTGTTTCGGTGGTCAATGGAAATGGTAAAAATCAGGTGAATGATAATAACGACGGTAAACAATATTCCTCAAGATTGGTTTTTGGTTTGGTTAAAAAGTATAATTTTAATGTTGGTTTAAATGGTGGTATCGGTGATGTTTTCGGAAAGAAAATTTATGCCGTGGGAATCGATTTTAGTTCACTCGTTAATTTCGATTCAAGATGGAGTCTCGATATGCAACTGGAAGGAAAACAGGCAACCAATCATCCTTTATATTTTGCGGTGGCACCAGAGTTAAGGCCTTCAAATCCTGACGAATACCTTATTCGCGGCGCATACTTTCTTCCAAATTTAAGATATGAAGTCAATCATAAAAACCTGAGTGCTTTCGAATTATCTTGCCGTTACGAATATTTAGATACTAATTTTAGATTAAATTCAAATCCTAGACAAACCATTACACCAATGGCTGGTCTGGAATTTCTAAAAAATTACGGTGCTAGAATTCAAGTAGGTATCCAGTTCGACCGCTACAAGCATCAGGTAGAAAATACATCTCAATACAATAATAATTTATTCATAGTTCAGGTACAAAGTAGATTTTAA
- a CDS encoding anion permease, whose translation MKEINIKAIAITFAVALIIWFIPAPEGVAENAWHLFAIFAATILGIILKAAPMGTMCMMAIGFTALTQVLAPGEAGKSITKALSGFGDKVIWLIGISFFIARGFIKTGLGNRIAFLFIRVFGKSSLGLAYGLGLADVCLAPAIPSNTARGGGIIYPIMKSMAISFDSVPDKPETHRKLGSFLTLNSYYMNLIASSMFLTGTASNPMCQKFAANLGINITWMSWAAAGFLPGLVAFFVVPLVLYKLYPPELKKTGDAPKMAAQKLKEMGPISKNEWLMLFAFFILLALWIFGGSLSIDATTTAFIGLTLLLLTSVLTWEDVKSEKGAWDTIVWFAVLVMMASSLNELGFIDWFSNLIKLKIGHMTWTLAFPVIILVYFFSHYIFASATAHVAAMYAALLSVGVAVGIPPMLLAMMLGFMGSIYGVLTHYGHGPAPVFFGSGYVDLKSWWLRGLEIGIVLLIIYMGVGGLWMKILGYY comes from the coding sequence ATGAAAGAAATTAACATTAAAGCCATTGCAATCACCTTTGCAGTTGCGCTTATCATCTGGTTTATTCCTGCTCCGGAAGGCGTTGCAGAAAATGCGTGGCATCTATTCGCTATTTTTGCAGCGACTATTTTAGGAATTATCCTTAAAGCCGCTCCAATGGGAACGATGTGCATGATGGCTATAGGATTTACCGCTTTAACACAGGTTTTAGCTCCCGGAGAAGCCGGAAAATCAATCACAAAAGCACTCTCAGGATTTGGAGATAAAGTAATCTGGTTGATTGGAATTTCATTTTTTATTGCCAGAGGATTTATTAAAACGGGCTTAGGAAACAGAATTGCTTTTTTATTCATACGAGTTTTCGGAAAAAGTTCTTTGGGTTTAGCATACGGATTGGGATTGGCAGACGTTTGTTTAGCACCTGCAATTCCTAGTAACACTGCAAGAGGTGGCGGAATTATTTATCCGATTATGAAGTCGATGGCGATAAGTTTTGATTCAGTTCCTGATAAACCCGAAACCCATAGAAAATTAGGTTCTTTTTTAACATTGAATAGTTATTACATGAATCTAATTGCTTCTTCCATGTTTTTGACCGGAACAGCAAGCAACCCAATGTGTCAGAAATTCGCAGCCAATTTGGGAATTAATATCACGTGGATGTCTTGGGCAGCCGCAGGTTTTCTCCCAGGATTAGTTGCTTTTTTTGTAGTGCCTTTGGTTTTATACAAATTATATCCGCCTGAATTAAAAAAGACCGGTGATGCTCCGAAAATGGCAGCCCAAAAATTAAAAGAAATGGGTCCTATTTCTAAAAACGAATGGTTAATGCTTTTTGCATTTTTCATTTTATTAGCCCTTTGGATTTTTGGAGGTTCATTATCTATTGATGCAACCACAACGGCTTTCATAGGATTAACCTTGCTTTTATTAACCTCTGTTCTAACTTGGGAAGACGTAAAATCTGAAAAAGGCGCTTGGGACACCATCGTTTGGTTTGCGGTTTTAGTAATGATGGCAAGCTCACTCAACGAGCTAGGTTTCATTGATTGGTTTAGTAATCTTATTAAACTTAAAATCGGTCACATGACATGGACACTCGCTTTCCCTGTAATTATTCTCGTCTATTTCTTTAGTCATTATATTTTTGCAAGTGCAACGGCTCACGTTGCAGCAATGTACGCTGCCTTGTTAAGTGTTGGTGTCGCAGTTGGTATTCCTCCAATGTTATTGGCGATGATGCTTGGGTTTATGGGCTCTATTTACGGTGTTTTGACGCATTACGGTCATGGTCCAGCTCCTGTATTTTTTGGTAGTGGATATGTCGACTTAAAATCTTGGTGGCTAAGAGGTCTCGAAATTGGAATTGTTTTGCTGATTATCTACATGGGAGTCGGCGGACTTTGGATGAAAATTTTAGGGTATTATTAA
- a CDS encoding succinate dehydrogenase cytochrome b subunit, with the protein MLSTLSRKMLMCLTGLFLSFFLLIHFLGNLQLFLPQEQAHLQFNAYSHFLSGNIVIKIVSYVLYASIILHAVDGLIITLKNKKSGANYQSDKRGRASKWASRNMGILGTLLLIFLVIHFQNFWYVYKFGNPPLDENGNKDLYILVVTVFKEWWYVIIYVLSMIALCYHLIHGIYSAVRTLGLYHPKFIKWFKTIGVAYSIIISVGFALMPIYVFFTAK; encoded by the coding sequence ATGCTGTCTACATTATCAAGAAAAATGCTGATGTGTCTTACAGGATTGTTCCTGAGCTTCTTTCTGTTGATTCATTTCTTGGGGAATCTTCAGCTATTTTTACCACAGGAGCAGGCGCATCTTCAGTTTAATGCCTATTCGCATTTTCTGTCGGGAAATATTGTCATCAAAATTGTTTCTTACGTTTTGTACGCAAGTATTATCCTTCATGCTGTGGATGGTTTAATCATTACTTTAAAAAACAAAAAATCTGGCGCCAATTATCAATCTGATAAACGCGGAAGAGCTAGTAAATGGGCGTCCCGAAATATGGGAATTCTAGGAACACTACTGTTGATTTTCTTAGTCATTCACTTTCAGAACTTCTGGTATGTTTATAAATTCGGGAATCCACCTTTAGACGAAAACGGAAACAAAGATTTATATATTTTGGTCGTAACTGTTTTCAAAGAATGGTGGTATGTGATTATTTATGTTTTGTCGATGATTGCGTTGTGTTATCACTTAATTCATGGGATTTACAGTGCTGTAAGAACATTAGGATTGTATCATCCGAAGTTTATAAAATGGTTTAAAACCATCGGTGTTGCTTATTCAATCATCATCAGTGTAGGATTTGCTTTGATGCCAATTTATGTTTTTTTCACTGCCAAATAA
- a CDS encoding fumarate reductase/succinate dehydrogenase flavoprotein subunit → MILDSKIPEGPLEQKWDNYKKTAKLVNPANRKKLDVIVVGTGLAGSSIAASLGEMGYNVKSFCFQDSPRRAHSVAAQGGVNAAKNYKNDGDSVYRMFVDTLKGGDFRAREANVYRMAECSLNLIDQAVAQGVPFGREYGGYLNNRSFGGVQVSRTFYARGQTGQQLLLGAYQALMRQVGKKSVQLFSRHEMLDLVMIDGKARGIIVRNLDTGEIERHAAHAVILATGGYGKIYYLSTLAMGCNGSAIWRAHKKGALMAAPSWIQVHPTSLPQSGDYQSKLTLMSESLRNDGRIWVPLKENETRKGNDIPENERDYYLERRYPAFGNLAPRDISSRAAKERIDAGFGIGPLKNAVYLDFSKAINEQGKEKIQEKYGNLFDMYLKITGYNAYEEPMMISPSAHFSMGGLWVDYELMTTIPGLFALGEANFADHGANRLGANSLLQASVDGYFIAPYTIANYLSQEIHTGKISTDHAEFDKSENNVKQQIQGFININGTKTVDYFHKTLGKLLYDYCGLARNEEGLKFAIEEIKKLKLEFYKDVKVSGQGDSMNNELEKAGRVADYFEIGELMCYDALTRNESCGAHFREEYQTADGEALRNDAEFQFISAWAWKGENSEPELIKEPLVFEEIQPIVRSYK, encoded by the coding sequence ATGATTTTAGATTCAAAAATACCGGAAGGGCCTTTAGAACAAAAATGGGATAACTATAAAAAGACAGCCAAATTGGTGAATCCTGCCAACCGAAAAAAATTAGACGTTATCGTTGTCGGAACCGGTTTAGCGGGAAGTTCTATTGCGGCTTCGTTGGGTGAAATGGGATATAATGTAAAATCATTTTGTTTTCAGGACAGCCCGAGAAGAGCTCATTCCGTTGCTGCACAAGGTGGTGTAAACGCTGCTAAAAATTATAAAAACGATGGCGACAGTGTGTACCGAATGTTTGTTGACACGTTAAAAGGCGGCGATTTCAGAGCCCGTGAAGCCAATGTTTACAGAATGGCAGAATGTTCTTTAAACCTTATTGACCAAGCCGTTGCACAAGGCGTTCCTTTTGGCAGAGAATATGGTGGTTATCTGAATAACCGTTCGTTTGGGGGCGTTCAGGTAAGCCGTACGTTTTATGCGAGAGGACAAACGGGTCAACAACTACTTTTAGGCGCTTATCAAGCATTGATGCGACAGGTTGGAAAGAAAAGTGTTCAATTATTTTCAAGACACGAAATGCTCGACTTGGTCATGATTGACGGAAAAGCAAGAGGCATTATCGTAAGAAATTTAGATACCGGAGAAATTGAAAGGCACGCTGCCCACGCTGTAATTTTGGCAACAGGCGGTTATGGTAAAATTTATTATTTATCAACTTTGGCGATGGGCTGCAATGGTTCTGCCATCTGGAGAGCACATAAAAAAGGAGCGTTAATGGCTGCTCCAAGCTGGATTCAGGTGCATCCTACTTCATTACCGCAGTCTGGAGATTATCAGTCAAAATTGACTTTAATGTCTGAATCTTTAAGAAATGACGGCAGAATTTGGGTTCCTCTAAAAGAAAATGAAACCAGAAAAGGCAACGACATTCCCGAAAACGAAAGAGATTACTATCTGGAAAGACGTTATCCAGCTTTTGGAAATTTAGCGCCAAGAGATATTTCGTCAAGGGCAGCCAAAGAAAGAATTGATGCAGGTTTCGGAATCGGACCGTTGAAAAATGCCGTTTATCTTGATTTTTCAAAAGCCATTAACGAACAAGGCAAAGAAAAAATTCAGGAGAAATATGGGAATTTATTCGATATGTATCTTAAAATCACAGGGTATAATGCTTACGAAGAACCGATGATGATTTCGCCTTCTGCACACTTTTCGATGGGCGGACTTTGGGTAGATTATGAATTAATGACCACCATTCCGGGATTATTTGCGCTGGGTGAAGCTAATTTTGCTGACCACGGAGCCAATCGACTGGGTGCAAATTCTTTACTTCAGGCTTCTGTGGATGGATATTTTATAGCACCTTACACCATTGCCAATTATTTGTCTCAAGAAATTCATACTGGAAAAATTTCAACCGACCATGCTGAATTTGATAAAAGTGAAAACAATGTTAAACAACAGATTCAAGGTTTTATAAATATTAATGGCACAAAAACCGTTGATTATTTTCATAAAACATTAGGTAAATTGCTATACGATTATTGTGGATTAGCCCGAAATGAAGAAGGTTTAAAATTTGCCATCGAAGAAATTAAAAAACTGAAACTAGAATTTTATAAAGACGTAAAAGTTTCCGGACAAGGTGATTCTATGAATAATGAATTGGAAAAAGCTGGTCGTGTCGCTGATTATTTTGAAATCGGTGAACTGATGTGTTATGATGCATTAACCAGAAACGAATCTTGCGGAGCGCATTTTCGTGAAGAATATCAAACCGCAGATGGAGAAGCGTTAAGGAATGATGCTGAATTTCAATTCATCTCAGCCTGGGCTTGGAAAGGCGAAAATAGCGAACCGGAATTGATTAAAGAACCGTTAGTTTTCGAAGAAATACAGCCTATTGTAAGAAGTTATAAATAA
- a CDS encoding succinate dehydrogenase/fumarate reductase iron-sulfur subunit → MDLHLKIWRQKDNQSAGKLVNYDLKELNPHMSFLEMLDILNEKLIVEGDEPVEFDHDCREGICGQCGVMINGLAHGPLENTTTCQLHLRSFKDGETIVIEPFRALGFPLKRDLKVDRSAFDRIISSGGFVSVNTGQAPDATAIAITHQTAEEAFDSAACIGCGACVATCKNGSAALFTSAKITHMALLPQGKEERSKRVVDMVNQMDAEHFGHCSNTEACEVECPQGISVLNIARMNYEYSRALFFRKK, encoded by the coding sequence ATGGATTTACACCTAAAAATATGGAGACAGAAAGATAACCAGAGCGCAGGAAAACTGGTAAATTATGATTTAAAAGAACTAAATCCGCATATGTCTTTCCTTGAAATGCTGGATATATTAAATGAAAAATTAATTGTTGAAGGCGATGAACCTGTCGAATTTGACCACGATTGCCGTGAAGGAATTTGCGGGCAATGCGGTGTCATGATTAATGGTTTAGCGCATGGACCTTTAGAAAATACCACAACCTGCCAACTTCATTTACGTTCTTTTAAAGATGGCGAAACCATTGTTATAGAGCCATTCCGTGCTTTGGGATTTCCGCTTAAAAGAGACTTGAAAGTCGACCGTTCTGCCTTTGACCGAATAATTTCTTCAGGTGGTTTTGTTTCAGTTAATACAGGTCAAGCTCCCGATGCAACGGCAATTGCAATCACTCATCAAACTGCGGAAGAAGCCTTTGATTCGGCAGCGTGTATCGGTTGTGGTGCATGTGTCGCGACTTGTAAAAATGGAAGTGCCGCGTTATTTACTTCAGCGAAAATCACCCATATGGCTTTGCTTCCTCAGGGAAAAGAAGAACGAAGCAAGCGTGTTGTAGATATGGTAAACCAAATGGATGCCGAACATTTTGGTCACTGTTCCAACACCGAAGCGTGTGAAGTAGAATGTCCGCAAGGGATTTCGGTATTGAATATCGCCAGAATGAATTATGAGTACAGTCGGGCTTTGTTTTTTAGGAAGAAGTAA
- a CDS encoding ABC transporter permease encodes MKEILEILKRELRNVSKDSSLFLILLLAPILYAFMYGSIYLNKGEEKVRLALIDNDGTAISRTLTEQLNSTPMIEIVPSSNLSEAQEKMFQGDVQGYFYIQSGFEKNIFSQKQANVNLVLNASRFLPSSDLLSTATKVCLTVGAGVRKTYFNKQGMGEDEAMKMTNPINMDYRPLYNSSMTYGSFLLPGLLAIILQQTLLIGVAAAFTSEREEKKLLNLYQVSKQSISKMIFGKSLLYFIVFMIFGLFFSVVNFSVFGVEVRGNYLDLAVVSALFISTIIVFGMLIGSFFKTKLFAFQVLVFSSYPIFLITGYSMPYQALPKFVQMLSDTLPTSPFLKTYISIVQAGGSLSDNISSVIHLIVLWIVFKLLLIFRIKYLVKT; translated from the coding sequence ATGAAAGAAATTTTAGAAATATTAAAAAGGGAGCTGAGAAACGTATCGAAAGATTCGAGTCTGTTTCTGATTTTGCTTTTGGCACCGATTCTTTATGCATTTATGTATGGTAGTATTTATCTGAATAAAGGAGAAGAAAAAGTAAGATTGGCATTGATTGACAACGATGGAACTGCTATTTCCAGAACATTGACAGAGCAATTAAACTCAACCCCAATGATTGAAATTGTGCCAAGTTCAAATCTTTCTGAAGCTCAGGAAAAGATGTTTCAAGGAGATGTTCAGGGATATTTTTATATTCAGTCAGGTTTTGAAAAGAATATTTTTTCGCAGAAGCAAGCAAATGTGAATTTGGTTTTGAATGCCTCACGGTTTTTACCTTCGAGCGATTTGCTGAGTACCGCTACAAAAGTTTGTCTTACCGTGGGAGCCGGAGTTAGAAAAACATATTTTAACAAGCAGGGAATGGGAGAGGACGAGGCTATGAAAATGACCAATCCGATTAATATGGATTATCGACCGCTTTATAATTCAAGCATGACGTATGGCTCATTTCTTTTGCCAGGATTATTAGCTATTATTTTACAGCAAACACTTTTAATAGGTGTTGCAGCAGCTTTTACGTCAGAAAGAGAAGAGAAGAAACTATTAAATCTTTATCAAGTTTCAAAGCAGAGTATTTCTAAAATGATTTTTGGAAAAAGCTTGCTGTATTTTATTGTATTTATGATTTTTGGATTGTTTTTTTCGGTGGTTAATTTTTCAGTTTTTGGAGTTGAGGTTAGAGGGAATTACTTAGACCTTGCTGTAGTTTCGGCATTGTTTATTTCAACCATTATTGTTTTTGGAATGTTGATTGGCAGTTTCTTTAAAACAAAACTTTTTGCATTTCAGGTTTTGGTATTTTCATCGTATCCGATTTTTTTGATTACGGGATATTCTATGCCTTATCAGGCTTTGCCAAAATTTGTTCAAATGTTATCAGATACACTTCCCACGTCTCCATTTTTGAAAACTTATATTTCAATTGTACAAGCAGGAGGTTCACTTTCCGATAATATCAGTTCAGTAATCCACTTAATTGTGCTATGGATTGTTTTTAAACTTCTTTTAATCTTTAGAATAAAGTATTTAGTTAAAACATAA
- a CDS encoding ABC transporter permease, giving the protein MKIISQIMIREWKRIFSIPNFYVILLVIPPIIFLFYGFIYQKQFAKELPMAVWDEDQSSVSRTLIDMMEHNEFIHFTQTVYSNAEIEKLMREGKIFGAVHFPKNLESDAKKNHQSNITLYTNGAYLVPAKMIYKGAAGVIIKGGLAVVLQKAEKQGMPAEKANTLVQPIKLNTTTLYNPDFNYQLYLTPGLITVGLQMALIVASVLILNLEFKRNTIDELLQISTSSSQIVVGKMFAHLCISWILFVLVAYIVFPVYELGKPQTDFNFFLIYSLMSLACIGIGMMLSAISNNLLFVTDVALFFTSPAFVFSGFTFPRWAMPWYDQFYADIMPYTHFLDGFIKLYFMELPLSYASSEIFKLLIFIGLTFPLSILFFQKKINQYLKENQA; this is encoded by the coding sequence TTGAAAATCATCAGCCAAATCATGATTAGAGAATGGAAACGAATTTTTTCGATTCCTAATTTCTACGTGATTCTGTTAGTTATTCCGCCTATTATTTTTCTTTTTTACGGATTTATTTATCAGAAACAATTTGCAAAAGAGCTTCCAATGGCCGTTTGGGATGAAGACCAATCTTCTGTTTCAAGAACGTTGATTGATATGATGGAGCATAATGAGTTCATCCACTTTACGCAAACGGTTTACAGCAATGCCGAAATTGAAAAATTAATGCGGGAAGGAAAGATTTTCGGAGCGGTACATTTTCCAAAAAATCTGGAGTCTGATGCCAAAAAAAATCATCAATCCAATATTACACTTTACACCAACGGCGCTTATTTGGTTCCTGCAAAAATGATTTACAAAGGTGCTGCCGGAGTAATTATCAAAGGCGGACTTGCCGTTGTTCTTCAAAAAGCCGAAAAGCAAGGAATGCCTGCTGAAAAAGCAAATACTTTGGTGCAACCTATCAAATTAAATACAACCACATTGTATAATCCTGATTTCAATTACCAATTGTATCTCACCCCAGGATTGATAACAGTAGGGCTTCAAATGGCTTTGATAGTGGCTTCTGTTTTAATTTTAAATCTCGAATTTAAAAGAAATACAATTGATGAACTGCTACAGATTTCGACATCATCTTCACAAATTGTGGTAGGGAAAATGTTCGCTCATCTCTGTATTTCGTGGATACTTTTTGTATTGGTTGCTTATATCGTTTTTCCAGTTTATGAATTGGGAAAACCGCAAACCGATTTTAATTTTTTCCTGATTTACAGCTTAATGTCTTTAGCATGTATTGGGATTGGAATGATGCTTTCTGCCATTTCTAACAACCTTCTTTTTGTGACCGATGTTGCTTTGTTTTTTACGTCGCCTGCATTTGTTTTCAGTGGTTTTACATTTCCAAGATGGGCAATGCCTTGGTACGACCAGTTTTATGCGGATATCATGCCTTATACTCACTTTTTAGACGGATTTATAAAGCTTTATTTTATGGAACTTCCATTGTCTTATGCAAGTTCGGAAATTTTCAAATTACTGATTTTTATTGGACTTACATTCCCTTTGAGTATTCTGTTTTTTCAGAAAAAAATCAATCAATACCTTAAAGAAAATCAGGCATGA
- a CDS encoding HlyD family secretion protein has translation MKNFIKNYWAVFIPIIVLVIALIYLFKNKSSESSKAENVIGMVDAEFVDVSPSLPGRVVELLVKEGDDVKEGQVVAQMKTSEIETIQAQVSEAVTVAQNQLDKINRGVEPEILKSAENLQQIAKQQMDLMNKTYTRFQNLYAEGVVSGQERDVIYFKYKAAQKELETANLNVQLLQRGNNQELKNSAQAILNQAKSADQLAQEIKDNASIKAPASGKISTMISNKGEMVNAGYPMMTIQKDDSFFVKFNLRQNQMNKIDKGSVVKIKIPGCTPEEVKGVVVELAPALGYADWVPEKQNGEFELRTFRIKVKPENMNFIKGLRSGMTAQLLFD, from the coding sequence ATGAAAAACTTTATAAAAAATTACTGGGCCGTTTTTATTCCAATTATTGTATTGGTTATAGCACTTATTTACCTGTTTAAAAATAAATCATCCGAAAGCAGTAAAGCAGAAAACGTAATAGGAATGGTAGATGCTGAATTTGTGGATGTTTCTCCTTCGTTGCCGGGAAGAGTTGTCGAACTATTGGTAAAAGAAGGCGATGATGTAAAAGAAGGCCAAGTGGTTGCTCAAATGAAAACTTCTGAAATAGAAACTATTCAGGCGCAGGTTTCTGAAGCGGTAACGGTTGCTCAGAATCAATTAGATAAGATTAATCGTGGAGTAGAACCTGAAATTTTAAAATCTGCAGAAAATCTTCAACAAATTGCAAAACAACAGATGGATTTGATGAATAAAACCTACACTCGTTTTCAGAATCTTTATGCTGAAGGGGTGGTTTCAGGGCAGGAAAGAGACGTTATTTATTTTAAATATAAAGCTGCTCAAAAAGAGCTGGAAACTGCGAATCTAAACGTACAGCTTTTGCAGCGTGGAAATAATCAGGAACTTAAAAACTCAGCTCAGGCAATTTTAAACCAAGCCAAAAGTGCCGACCAGCTTGCTCAGGAAATTAAAGATAATGCATCTATAAAAGCACCTGCTTCGGGGAAAATTTCTACAATGATTTCTAATAAAGGTGAAATGGTGAATGCAGGATATCCGATGATGACGATTCAGAAAGACGATTCTTTTTTCGTGAAATTTAATCTTCGTCAAAATCAAATGAACAAAATTGATAAAGGAAGTGTGGTGAAAATTAAAATCCCGGGTTGTACACCGGAAGAAGTGAAAGGAGTTGTGGTAGAATTAGCACCGGCTTTAGGCTATGCAGATTGGGTTCCTGAGAAGCAAAATGGAGAATTTGAGCTAAGAACATTCAGAATAAAAGTGAAGCCTGAGAATATGAATTTTATAAAAGGACTTCGTTCAGGAATGACCGCTCAGCTTCTTTTTGATTAA